DNA from Candidatus Thermoplasmatota archaeon:
CCAGCGTCAGGAGCTCGTCGCATTTGAGCGACCTCATTGCCTTGTCGAGTGTAGCGAGGATTGCGGCTTTGAACTTGGGGTTGTATGAGACCGCGCCTCGTAGGATCGGATACCTGGGGATCTTCGTCCGTAGCTCGGAGAGCTTCTTTTCGGAGGCGATCTCGACAAGCCTGGCTGCCGCGAGTATCCCGTCCGGGCAGTAGGTCTGGTCAGGGAAGATGAATGTGCCCGAGGGCTCACCGCCGAAGCTGGCCTTGCTCTTCTTGACCTCCTCGCTTACGAACACGTCCCCCACCCTGGTCCTGATCACCTTCGCATCGACGTAGTCGTCGATCGCGATCGAAGTGTCGACCGTGACGACCAGCTTCTTCTTCGCGAAGCGCTTGGCGAAGAGTGCTAGAAGCTGGTCACCGCCCAGGAACATGCCCTTGTCGTCGACGGCGACCATCCTGTCCGCATCGCCGTCGTGGGCGATGCCAAGGTCGGCCTTCATCGAGACGACCGCGCTCTTGAGGTCCGTCAGGTTCTCGTACACAGGCTCAGGCGGTCTCCCGGGGAAGTGTCCGTCCGGGTTGGAATTGATCGTGATCACCTTGCAGCCCATGCGCTGGAGGACGATGGGGGTGATGGTGAATGCAGGGCCGTTCGCGCAGTCGACGACGACCTTCAGATTGGATTCCTTCGCGTTGTCGAGTATGCGCTCTGCGTGATTCTCGACTGCTTCCGGGAGGATGTGCTTCCTGCCCACCTCGTCCCAGGGCTTCAGCCCGAACTTGTTCGATCCGAGAAGGTTCTCGATGGCATTGGACTGGGAGACGCTGAACCCGGATCCATCTGGGTTCCAGAGCTTGATGCCGCCATACTCCGGAGGGTTGTGGCTGGCCGTGATCATGATGCCTGCATCGAGTTCCCGGGCGGCCTCGGCAAGAGTCGGCGTCGTGACGAGGCCCGCAAGGTAGACATCGCATCCCGCGGCCATCAGCCCGCTGGAAACTGCGGCCTCAATCATCGGTCCAGAGGTCCTGGAGTCCATGCCGACGGCTGCGCGCTTGGCGTTCGAGCCAACGGCCATGCCTATCTTGGCCGCGAGCTCGGGCGTGAAGTCCTTGTTGACGACGCCCCTGATGCCTGACGAACCGAAGAGCGACAATCTATTCCTGCCTCTGCGCCTTGCATGACACTAGGGGATTATCTACGTATTGTGATTGAGAGAGATGATGATACGTATCGAGAAGAAGAGAGGGAAGAGCGAGAATGGAGATACTGGCTTACCTCGCCTCAACCGAATATCCTACAGCCAGGAGCACCGATTTCTTAGCCAGTGTCACTGGCCATGTCGTCATCCGCCGACCTCGCGGACATAGCCAGATACCTCGGAAAAACGAGCCAGCATACGCAAATCATTAAATACCATCCATCGTGATACACATCTGGACCATGTCTGGATGGCATGGCCAGATGAACCCGGAGGGATAAGAAAAATGGTCATGGAACCAATCAGCATCGACAAGGCCATGGAGATCGCGAAGAAGAAGGGCATCAAGCCAGGCCGCGTAAAGGGCACGAACGGGATACAGTTCACGAAGGGCAGGAACTCGCGCCTGGAGATTATCAACTGGGACGACTTCAAGACCACGCTGTCGAAGAGAAGGCTCGCAGTCTTCGAGTCCGGCGGCTGGATGAAGATAATGAAGAAGTAGGCCTGTGGCCTCTTCTCTTCAAACCTATGACAAACTCCTTCCTCGCTATCTCAAACCCTTTAGATTGCTTTTCATTCCTTGATGAGTAGCTTGGGCGTTGCCGATACCATTACACTTGGCTTCAGACAAGCGTTCACGAATCGCCCGGTCAGGCCTTCTTCTCTTCTGGGCTTATCCCGAACCCGCAATTCTTGCAGGTCAGAGACCCCGTGATCCAAGGAGCGCCACAGTTCGGACACGCGTTCTTCCTTAAGCCACAGTGCCAACAATCCGGGCGGTCCCCTTGCCAGACCCTCTTGCACCGGGGGCATCTTCCGGCGAGAGGATCCGAGTGAGAGTCAATGTCAACAAGGCCGGTCCCATCACACGCTTGGCACTTGTCCGCACCGTTCGGGTTGGGCATGAATCCGATACCGCGGCACGCCGGACACTTGCCCGTCCCATAGCAACGAGGACACCTGCCAGTGCCCCCGCAGCTAGGACACGCTGAGAGGAAGTATATCCCGCGCCCCTTGCACCCCGAGCATATGCCGTTCTCGCAATGTGCGTGGTAACCTATGGAGAGTAGATCGTTCCCACCGCCGTAGTTCGTGTACCAGGTGCACTGACCACTGCCGTCGCAGACAGGACAGATGTCCACTCTTCCAAAGCCGTCACAAGCCCTGCACTCGACTTTGTGGACCACGCCCGTCTTCGCCAGAAGGATCTCAGTTCCGCAGTACATGCAGTGGGCCTTTCTCAGGTCCTCGGGCAGGCTGAGATTGGCCCCGCAGCGGGGACATACGGCCGGAATCAACTTGATGTCTGCCATGAGTTCACCCGCGAACCCGTGGTTTGGCGCTCTTGGCTGTATCGTTTTGTCTGGATAGCCCGGGCTGATCATGAATATCTCTGAGGAAAGATCCGCATTTGATCGATGAATTCGTGAAGCGGTCCCGAGAAGAGTTACATATATAGTGATGGTAATCATTGGCGCTTGTTCCGTGCATGCAGGGATAGCCAAGCCTGGTCAACGGCGCTAGATTCAGGGTCTAGTCGCGCAGGCGTCCGCCGGTTCAAATCCGGCTCCCTGCACTTGGATTCTTCCTCAAGGGATTCTCGATCAGACGACCTGGGTCACGAGCTAGTGATGTTCATATCCCGGCTGGGCCCATCAACATCTCTGCAGATGATTTCATTGCCTTCAAACGCGATTACTTAGGCACATGAATGAGGAGTTAGTCGCGCCATGCGGCATGAACTGCAATGTGTGCGCTGCATATCTGGCGGTCACGCATGACGTCAAAAGCAAGGGCATCCGGATGATGTACTGCATCGGGTGTAGGCCCAGGAACAAGCTCTGTGCATTCTTGAAGAA
Protein-coding regions in this window:
- the glmM gene encoding phosphoglucosamine mutase, with protein sequence MSLFGSSGIRGVVNKDFTPELAAKIGMAVGSNAKRAAVGMDSRTSGPMIEAAVSSGLMAAGCDVYLAGLVTTPTLAEAARELDAGIMITASHNPPEYGGIKLWNPDGSGFSVSQSNAIENLLGSNKFGLKPWDEVGRKHILPEAVENHAERILDNAKESNLKVVVDCANGPAFTITPIVLQRMGCKVITINSNPDGHFPGRPPEPVYENLTDLKSAVVSMKADLGIAHDGDADRMVAVDDKGMFLGGDQLLALFAKRFAKKKLVVTVDTSIAIDDYVDAKVIRTRVGDVFVSEEVKKSKASFGGEPSGTFIFPDQTYCPDGILAAARLVEIASEKKLSELRTKIPRYPILRGAVSYNPKFKAAILATLDKAMRSLKCDELLTLDGYRLQFDDGWALVRPSGTEPKIRLVAEARTEKRAANIMSTMDNVVKRSCR